The following proteins come from a genomic window of Meles meles chromosome 1, mMelMel3.1 paternal haplotype, whole genome shotgun sequence:
- the LOC123942574 gene encoding LOW QUALITY PROTEIN: rap1 GTPase-activating protein 1 (The sequence of the model RefSeq protein was modified relative to this genomic sequence to represent the inferred CDS: inserted 1 base in 1 codon): MSGRKRSFTFGAYGGVDKSFTPRRSVWRSDGQNQRFPQALDLPRADLVPPHPASLYPKNTELFEMIEKMQGSRMDEQRCSFPPPLKTEEDYIPYPSVHEVLGREGPFPLILLPQFGGYWIEGTNHEITSIPETEPLQSPTTKVKLECNPTARIYRKHFLGKEHFNYYSLDTALGHLVFSLKYDVIGDQEHLRLLLRTKCRTHHDVIPISCLTEFPNVVQMAKLVCEDVNVDRFYPVLYPKASRLIVTFDEHVISNNFKFGVIYQKLGQTSEEELFSTNEESPAFVEFLEFLGQKVKLQDFKGFRGGLDVTHGQTGTESVYCNFRNKEIMFHVSTKLPYTEGDAQQLQRKRHIGNDIVAVVFQDENTPFVPDMIASNFLHAYVVVQAEGGGPDGPLYKVSVTARDDVPFFGPPLPDPAVFRKGPEFQEFLLTKLINAEYACYKAEKFAKLEERTRAALLETLYEELHIHSQSMMGLGGDEDKMENGSGGGGFFESFKRAIRSRSQSMDAMGLSNKKPNTVSTSHSGSFAPNNPDLAKAAGISLLIPGKSASRFGRRGSAIGIGTVEESLIVPGKSPTRKKSGPFGSRRSSAIGIENIQEVQEKRESPPAGQKTPDSGHASQEPKSENSSTQSSPEMPTTKNRAETTAQRAEVLKDFSRSSSSASSFASVVEETEGGDADDTGLESVSSSGTPHKRDSFIYSTWLEDSVSTTSGGSSPGPSRSPHPDAGKSGDPACPEIKIQLEASEQHTSQLMRPQKHKVKMLCRVQVARPSAPKASTSLWAVPCPHLGHPSGLSLQGGAIQTWEXGSCRHHPYPRGWGRPRSVEAEPQAWLAPTPGPSSHLGAPLDSWGAGWEGRTDLSPCVHSLLWRQWDVKSGGMSAGLGVLGPGFQFWFCCVTLGKSPSLSGYLCCKWTRLFQRSLKTVIPCTCPRMGAILLGAPYHPTLLLGFPGTPGGLKGWELAMPVAPPGPSSSTTGPVHCLHLTDKWPPEGERDPSSSSAST; this comes from the exons GAGGAGTGATGGGCAGAACCAGCGCTTCCCTCAGGCATTAGACCTGCCACGCGCGGACTTGGTTCCCCCCCATCCTGCTTCACTCTACCCGAAG AACACAGAGCTGTTTGAGATGATTGAGAAGATGCAG GGAAGCAGGATGGATGAACAGCGATGCTCCTTCCCACCACCCCTCAAA ACAGAGGAGGACTACATTCCCTACCCGAGCGTCCACGAG GTCTTGGGGCGAGAAGGACCTTTCCCCCTCATCCTGTTGCCCCAGTTTGGGGGCTACTGGATCGAAGGCACCAACCACGAAATCACCAGCATCCCGGAGACGGAGCCACTTCAGTCACCCACGACCAAGGTGAAGCTCGAGTGTAACCCCACAGCCCGCATCTACCGGAAGCACTTTCTTGGCAAG GAGCATTTCAATTACTACTCACTGGACACTGCCCTGGGCCACCTCGTCTTCTCGCTGAAGTATGATGTCATCGGGGACCAGGAGCATCTCCGGCTACTGCTCAG GACCAAGTGCCGGACACACCATGATGTCATCCCCATCTCCTGCCTCACTGAGTTCCCCAATGTGGTCCAGATGGCAAAG cTGGTGTGTGAAGATGTGAACGTGGACCGGTTTTACCCTGTGCTCTACCCCAAG GCTTCCCGGCTCATCGTCACCTTTGACGAGCATGTTATCAGCAATAACTTCAAGTTTGGAGTCATTTATCAGAAGCTTGGGCAG ACCTCTGAGGAAGAGCTCTTCAGCACCAATGAGGAAAGCCCCGCCTTCGTGGAGTTTCTCGAATTTCTGGGCCAGAAGGTCAAACTGCAGGACTTTAAAGG GTTCCGAGGAGGCCTGGACGTGACCCACGGGCAGACGGGGACCGAGTCTGTGTACTGCAACTTCCGCAACAAGGAGATCATGTTTCACGTGTCCACCAAGCTGCCCTACACAGAAGGGGACGCCCAGCAG TTGCAGCGGAAGCGGCACATCGGGAACGACATCGTCGCTGTCGTCTTCCAGGACGAGAACACACCCTTTGTGCCTGACATGATTGCATCCAACTTCCTACATGCCTATGTGGTGGTACAGGCCGAGGGCGGGGGGCCGGATGGCCCGCTGTACAAG GTCTCTGTCACTGCTAGAGACGACGTGCCCTTCTTTGGGCCCCCCCTCCCGGACCCCGCTGTGTTCAGGAAG GGGCCTGAGTTCCAGGAATTTCTGCTGACAAAGCTGATCAATGCTGAATATGCCTGCTACAAGGCAGAGAAGTTTGCCAAACTGGAG GAGCGGACACGCGCCGCCCTCCTGGAGACGCTCTATGAGGAACTGCACATCCACAGCCAGTCCATGATGGGCCTGGGCGGTGACGAGGACAAGATGGAGAACGGCAGCGGCGGAGGCGGCTTCTTCGAGTCTTTTAAG CGGGCCATCCGAAGCCGCAGCCAGTCCATGGATGCCATGGGACTAAGCAACAAGAAGCCCAACACCGTGTCCACCAGCCACAGCGGGAGCTTTGCCCCCAACAACCCCGACCTGGCCAAGGCAGCTGGAATA tcATTGCTTATTCCCGGGAAAAGCGCGAGTAGATTCGGACGCCGGGGCAGTGCCATAGGCATAGGAACCGTGGAAGAG TCACTGATCGTCCCAGGAAAGAGCCCCACAAGGAAGAAGTCGGGCCCGTTCGGCTCACGCCGTAGCAGTGCTATCGGGATCGAAAACATCCAGGAGGTGCAGGAGAAAAG GGAGAGTCCCCCCGCCGGCCAGAAGACCCCAGACAGCGGGCACGCCTCACAGGAGCCCAAGTCGGAGAACTCATCCACTCAGAGCTCCCCAGAGATGCCCACGACCAAGAACAG AGCGGAGACGACAGCCCAGAGGGCGGAAGTGCTGAAGGACTTCTCCCGCTCCTCGTCCAGCGCCAGCAGCTTCGCCAGCGTGGTGGAGGAGACCGAGGGAGGGGACGCGGATGACACAGGCCTG GAGAGCGTCTCGTCCTCAGGGACGCCTCACAAACGGGACTCCTTCATCTACAGCACGTGGCTGGAGGATAGCGTCAGCACCACGAGTGGGGGCAGCTCCCCAG gcccctcaCGGTCACCCCATCCCGACGCCGGCAAGTCGGGGGACCCTGCGTGTCCCGAGATCAAGATCCAGCTGGAGGCGTCTGAGCAGCACACATCCCAGCTG ATGCGGCCGCAGAAGCACAAGGTGAAGATGCTGTGTCGAGTCCAGGTGGCTAGGCCCTCTGCTCCCAAGGCCAGCACCAGCCTGTGggctgtcccctgcccccaccttggCCACCCGTCTGGGCTGTCTCTGCAGGGCGGAGCCATCCAGACCTGGG GGGGAAGCTGCCGGCATCATCCCTATCCCCGAGGCTGGGGCAGGCCGCGATCAGTTGAAGCAGAACCCCAGGCCTGGCTTGCCCCCACCCCGGGCCCTTCATCACACCTGGGTGCCCCTCTGGACTCATGGGGAGCAGGATGGGAGGGGAGGACTGACCTATCTCCATGCGTACACAGCCTACTGTGGAGGCAGTGGGATGTGAAATCTGGGGGAATGAGCGCTGGGCTGGGAGTCCTAGGTCCTGGCTTCCAATTTTGgttctgctgtgtgactttgggcaagtccccATCCCTCTCTGGGTACCTCTGCTGCAAATGGACAAGATTATTTCAGAGGTCATTGAAGACTGTGATTCCATGCACCTGCCCCAGAATGGGGGCTATCCTCCTAGGGGCCCCCTATCACCCTACCTTGCTTCTTGGGTTCCCTGGGACCCCAGGTGGGCTGAAGGGCTGGGAGCTGGCTATGCCCGTTGCCCCTCCTGGACCGTCGAGCTCTACCACAGGTCCTGTCCACTGCCTCCACCTGACAGACAAGTGGCCCCCTGAGGGGGAGAGGGACCCATCTAGCTCCTCCGCCAGCACCTAG